Below is a window of Undibacterium sp. YM2 DNA.
ATGAATTATTGACCAATGTTGTCATGCACGGCTATGGCGATGATGACAGTGGTGAAATTGAGGTGACCGTGCTGGCGACTACGAATGGCCTTGAAGTCATCATCCGCGACAGCGCAACCGCCTTTGACCCTTTCTCTATCGCCGAGCCTGATACCACACTCGATGTCGATGAGCGCGACATAGGCGGCCTGGGCGTGCATTTTGTCAGGAAGATGGCTGACAGTTTTGCCTATCGCCGCGATGGTGACATTAATGAAGTGCGTTTTAGCAAGAGTTTCCCGTCCTGATCATTTTTCAGCAAACAGACCAAAGATACCCAGACACCGGACCAGAAAATGCCCAGCACGACGCCGCCAGCCAGCCACAACAATAATATCAACTTCTTCCGCAACTATAACCGCCTGGTTGGCTTCACCTATATCGCCATCGTCGTACTGACCATGGGCTTTTTCCTGTTCCAGATACGGCAAAAACACACGGAAGAAATCAAGGTCATACAAGGCCACGTTGATAGACACGGCCAATTCGTTGAATTCATCCTGCGCTCATCACTGGACAGTCTCGAAGCCATGCGCATCTCGGCGGCTAATTTCTACGATAGCGCCCTACCTG
It encodes the following:
- a CDS encoding ATP-binding protein, producing MSSEEAAPGTARFHHIIPGLIPEIESLTEALRGWADRHGIPARMINSIVLMLDELLTNVVMHGYGDDDSGEIEVTVLATTNGLEVIIRDSATAFDPFSIAEPDTTLDVDERDIGGLGVHFVRKMADSFAYRRDGDINEVRFSKSFPS